The proteins below are encoded in one region of Saccopteryx leptura isolate mSacLep1 chromosome 1, mSacLep1_pri_phased_curated, whole genome shotgun sequence:
- the SART1 gene encoding U4/U6.U5 tri-snRNP-associated protein 1: protein MGSSKKHRGEKEAAGTTAAASTGGATEQPPRHREHKKHKHRSGGGGGGSSSGGERRKRSRERGTERGGGRRGTETEVRSGAHGRERSQAEPSERRVKREKRDDGYEAAASSKTSSGDASSLSIEETNKLRAKLGLKPLEVNAVKKEAGTKEEPVAADVINPMALRQREELREKLAAAKEKRLLNQKLGKIKTLGEDDPWLDDTAAWIERSRQLQKEKDLAEKRAKLLEEMDQEFGVSTLVEEEFGHRRQDRYSAGDLQGLTVEHAIDSFREGETMILTLKDKGVLQEEEDVLVNVNLVDKERAEKNVELRKKKPDYLPYAEDESVDDLAQQKPRSILSKYDEELEGERPHSFRLEQGGMADGLRERELQEIRARLRLQAQSLSTVGPRLASEYLTQEEMVTFKKTKRRVKKVRKKEKEVAVRADDLLPLGDQTQDGDFGSRMRGRGRRRVPEGDEEALEEEEEEKEPAPQPPQSDDTRVENMDISDEEEGGGPPPGDPAVLEEDEAELELQKQLEKGRRLRQLQQLRDSGEKVVEIVKKLESRQRGWEEDEDPERKGTIVFNATSEFCRTLGEIPTYGLAGNREEQEELMDFERDEERSANGGSESDGEENIGWSTVNLDEEKQHQDFSASSTTILDEEPIVNRGLAAALLLCQNKGLLETTVQKVARVKAPNKSLPSAVYCIEDKMAIDDKYSRREEYRGFTQDFKEKDGYKPDVKIEYVDETGRKLTPKEAFRQLSHRFHGKGSGKMKTERRMKKLDEEALLKKMSSSDTPLGTVALLQEKQKAQKTPYIVLSGSGKSMNANTITK from the exons ATGGGGTCGTCAAAGAAGCACCGTGGGGAGAAGGAGGCGGCCGGGACGACGGCAGCGGCCAGCACCGGGGGCGCCACCGAGCAGCCGCCGCGACATCGGGAACACAAAAAACACAAGCACCggagtggcggcggcggcggcggcagcagcagcgggGGCGAACGACGGAAGCGAAGCCGGGAACGAGGGACCGAGCGCGGGGGCGGGCGGCGCGGGACCGAGACCGAGGTCCGCAGCGGTGCGCACGGACGGGAGCGCAGTCAGGCCGAGCCCTCCGAACGGCGCGTGAAGCGGGAGAAACGCGATGATGGCTACGAGGCCG CTGCCAGTTCCAAAACTAGCTCAGGAGATGCCTCGTCGCTTAGCATCGAGGAGACCAA TAAACTCCGGGCCAAGTTGGGGCTGAAACCCCTGGAGGTCAATGCCGTCAAGAAGG AGGCGGGCACCAAGGAGGAGCCTGTGGCAGCCGATGTCATCAACCCCATGGCCTTGCGACAGCGAGAGGAGCTACGAGAAAAGCTGGCGGCTGCCAAAGAAAAGCGCCTCCTCAACCAAAAACTGGG cAAGATAAAGACTCTGGGGGAGGACGACCCCTGGCTGGATGACACTGCGGCCTGGATCGAGAGGAGCCGgcagctgcagaaggagaaggacTTGGCAGAGAAGAGG GCCAAGCTGCTGGAGGAGATGGACCAAGAGTTTGGTGTCAGCACTCTGGTGGAGGAGGAGTTCGGGCACAGGCGCCAG GACCGGTACAGCGCTGGGGACCTGCAGGGCCTCACGGTGGAGCATGCCATTGACTCCTTCCGAGAAGGGGAGACCATGATCCTTACCCTCAAGGACAAAG GtgtgctgcaggaggaggaggacgtgCTGGTGAACGTGAACCTGGTGGATAAGGAGCGGGCAGAGAAAAACGTGGAGTTGCGGAAGAAAAAGCCTGACTACCTGCCCTATGCAGAGGACGAGAGTGTGGACGACTTGGCACAG CAAAAACCCCGCTCCATCCTGTCAAAGTACGACGAGGAGCTGGAGGGCGAGCGGCCGCACTCCTTCCGACTGGAGCAGGGTGGCATGGCCGACGGCCTGCGGGAGCGGGAGCTGCAGGAGATCCGGGCCAGGCTGCGGCTGCAGGCGCAGTCCCTGAGCACGGTCGGGCCCCGGCTCGCCTCCGAGTACCTCACGCAGGAGGAGATG GTGACCTTTAAAAAGACCAAGCGGAGGGTGAAGAAGGTCcgcaagaaggagaaagaggtggCGGTGCGGGCCGACGACTTGCTGCCTCTTGGGGACCAGACTCAAGATGGGGACTTTGGCTCCAG GATGCGTGGCCGGGGTCGACGCCGAGTGCCCGAGGGAGATGAGgaggccctggaggaggaggaggaggagaaggagcccGCACCTCAGCCCCCACAGTCAGATGACACTCGAGTGGAGAACATGGACATCAGTGATGAGG AGGAGGGTGGAGGCCCACCGCCTGGGGACCCGGCAGTGCTGGAGGAGGACGAGGCGGAGCTGGAGCTGCAGAAGCAGCTGGAGAAGGGGCGCCGGCTGCGGCAGCTGCAGCAGCTGCGAGATAGCGGCGAGAAG GTGGTGGAGATTGTGAAGAAGCTGGAGTCCCGCCagcggggctgggaggaggaCGAGGACCCGGAGCGGAAGGGGACCATCGTGTTCAATGCCACATCGGAGTTCTGCCGCACCTTGGGGGAGATCCCCACCTACGGGCTGGCTGGCAaccgggaggagcaggaggagctcATG GACTTCGAACGGGATGAGGAGCGCTCGGCCAATGGCGGCTCCGAGTCTGACGGGGAGGAGAACATTGGCTGGAGCACAGTCAACCTGGATGAGGAAAAGCAGCATCAGGAT TTCTCggcctcctccaccaccatcctgGACGAGGAGCCCATCGTGAACAGAGGGCTGGCCGCCGCGCTGCTCCTGTGTCAGAACAAAG GTCTGCTGGAGACGACAGTGCAGAAGGTGGCTCGGGTGAAGGCGCCCAACAAGTCCCTGCCATCAGCGGTGTACTGCATTGAGGACAAGAT GGCCATCGACGACAAGTACAGCCGGCGGGAGGAGTACCGCGGCTTCACCCAGGATTTTAAGGAGAAGGACGGCTACAAGCCCGATGTTAAGATCGAGTATGTGGACGAGACAGGTCGGAAACTGACACCCAAGGAG GCTTTTCGGCAGCTGTCCCACCGCTTCCATGGGAAAGGCTCAGGCAAGATGAAGACGGAGCGGCGGATGAAGAAGCTGGACGAGGAGGCG CTTCTGAAGAAGATGAGCTCCAGCGACACGCCCCTGGGCACTGTGGCCTTGCTCCAGGAAAAGCAGAAGGCCCAGAAGACCCCGTACATCGTGCTCAGTGGCAGTGGCAAGAGCATGAACGC gAACACCATCACCAAGTGA